One Streptomyces hundungensis DNA segment encodes these proteins:
- a CDS encoding heavy-metal-associated domain-containing protein gives MGRKSYTVTGMSCGHCAAGVLDTVSAVAGVREVTVDLAARTVVVDVVEGADVDDAGVRVAIAEAGYGVVGADLT, from the coding sequence ATGGGTCGCAAGAGCTACACCGTCACGGGAATGAGCTGTGGGCACTGTGCCGCAGGCGTATTGGACACGGTTTCCGCGGTGGCGGGCGTCCGTGAGGTCACGGTGGACCTGGCGGCCCGGACGGTCGTGGTCGACGTCGTGGAAGGTGCCGATGTCGACGACGCGGGGGTGCGTGTCGCGATCGCGGAGGCGGGTTACGGCGTTGTGGGGGCGGACCTCACCTGA
- a CDS encoding YcnI family protein → MIHIRTVVRRALRRTALAAALASAGVLAAAGVAFAHVTVHPGSYAKGATDGVLTFRVPNEEDNASTTKVQVFVPTDHPVLGVLVAPMPGWTAQVTTAKLKTPIKTDDGSITEAASEITWTGGKIDPGQYQDFNVAFGQLPDDTDQLSFKTLQTYSDGKTVRWIDEAKQGQPEPANPAPVLSLTKSAAGDGGAASASPSVSPAAPKAATASSSDGAARGLGIAGLVVGVLGLTAAVVAIRRGRRSSEV, encoded by the coding sequence ATGATCCACATACGTACCGTCGTCCGGCGTGCCCTGCGGCGGACCGCGCTCGCGGCCGCGCTGGCATCGGCTGGAGTGCTGGCCGCCGCCGGCGTGGCCTTCGCGCACGTGACCGTTCACCCCGGCAGTTACGCGAAGGGTGCCACGGACGGCGTCCTGACCTTCCGCGTCCCCAACGAGGAGGACAACGCGAGCACCACGAAGGTCCAGGTCTTCGTGCCCACCGACCACCCCGTCCTCGGCGTCCTGGTCGCGCCGATGCCCGGCTGGACCGCTCAGGTGACGACCGCCAAGCTCAAGACCCCGATCAAGACCGACGACGGCAGCATCACCGAGGCTGCCTCGGAGATCACCTGGACCGGCGGCAAGATCGATCCTGGCCAGTACCAGGACTTCAACGTCGCCTTCGGCCAGCTGCCCGACGACACCGACCAACTGTCGTTCAAGACCTTGCAGACCTACTCCGACGGCAAGACGGTCCGCTGGATCGACGAGGCCAAGCAGGGCCAGCCCGAACCGGCGAACCCGGCGCCGGTGCTGAGCCTCACCAAGTCGGCGGCCGGTGACGGCGGCGCAGCCTCGGCGTCCCCGAGCGTCTCGCCCGCCGCGCCCAAGGCCGCCACCGCGTCGTCCAGTGACGGCGCGGCCCGTGGCCTGGGCATCGCGGGGCTGGTCGTGGGGGTGCTGGGTCTGACCGCCGCGGTGGTCGCGATCCGCCGCGGACGCCGGTCGTCGGAGGTCTGA
- a CDS encoding sigma-70 family RNA polymerase sigma factor: protein MTTPALPCSRDESITAWALAARGGDPEAVEHFIRALQRDVRRYVTYLGADPQAADDLTQDTFLRALGSLHRFEGRSSARTWLLSIARRTVVDSLRYAAARPRLSDTDDWQSAVERVQPQGLPGFDDGIVLADLLAALPDERREAFVLTQLLGLPYADVAQLSNCPVGTVRSRVNRARAALIERLRDAERPALVGAAA from the coding sequence GTGACCACTCCTGCCCTGCCTTGCTCGCGCGACGAGTCGATAACGGCCTGGGCGCTCGCCGCCCGTGGCGGCGACCCCGAAGCCGTAGAGCATTTCATTCGCGCGCTCCAGCGTGACGTACGCCGGTACGTCACCTATCTCGGCGCAGATCCACAGGCCGCCGATGACTTGACGCAGGACACGTTCCTGCGGGCGCTTGGCAGCCTGCACCGTTTCGAGGGCCGCTCCTCGGCCCGCACCTGGCTGCTGTCCATCGCCCGCCGTACGGTGGTCGACAGCCTCCGGTACGCTGCGGCGCGGCCCCGGCTCTCCGACACCGACGACTGGCAGTCGGCCGTCGAACGCGTCCAGCCGCAGGGCCTGCCCGGCTTCGACGACGGCATCGTCCTCGCCGATCTCCTGGCGGCATTGCCCGACGAGCGCAGAGAAGCCTTCGTCCTTACCCAACTGCTCGGACTGCCTTACGCCGACGTGGCGCAGCTGAGCAACTGCCCAGTGGGGACGGTCCGTTCACGGGTGAACCGGGCCCGCGCGGCACTGATCGAGCGGCTGCGGGACGCCGAGCGGCCCGCCTTGGTGGGCGCCGCGGCCTGA
- a CDS encoding DUF1345 domain-containing protein produces MTARSQYAPEGARAQGFVTVAGLKIGVASLGAVVAELLAAVSTDGLLPVTTGALALAVVVGLADRRVTDGPEGGRRLR; encoded by the coding sequence TTGACCGCACGCTCGCAGTACGCACCAGAAGGCGCGCGGGCGCAGGGTTTCGTGACCGTCGCCGGTCTCAAAATCGGGGTCGCTTCGCTGGGTGCCGTCGTAGCCGAACTCCTCGCTGCGGTGAGCACTGACGGGCTCCTGCCCGTCACCACCGGCGCACTCGCGCTGGCGGTCGTTGTCGGGCTCGCTGACCGCCGGGTCACCGACGGGCCGGAAGGCGGCCGCCGGCTGCGCTGA
- a CDS encoding discoidin domain-containing protein: MSENGTVAVSSPRRRQPARPRRALVGAVVGALVSALFVLLPATTASAAPVLLSQGKPVTASSQEHYGTPASDAVDGNLTTRWSSAASDPQWIRIDLGAPTAVSQVVLRWEAAYAKAYRIELSTNGTDWSTAYSTTTGAGGTETLNVSGTARYVRMYGVSRATQYGYSLWEFQVYGSDGDGGPTLPGGGDLGPNVDIIDPSTPDIQGKLDAVFKQQESAQFGSGRHAFLFKPGTYNTINAQIGFYTQIAGLGLRPDDTTFNGDVTVDAGWAGGNATQNFWRAAENLALNPVSGTDRWAVAQASSFRRMHVKGGLNLAPAGYGWASGGYTADSKVDGTVGPYSQQQWYTRDSSIGGWTNGVWNMTFSGVEGAPANSFPEPRYTTLDTTPVSREKPFLYLDGGEMKVFAPAKRTNARGTTWANGTTPGDSIPLSKFYVVKPGATAATINAALAQGLNLLFTPGIYHVDQPIQVNRPDTIVLGLGLATIVPDNGVTAMKVADVDGVRLAGFLIDAGPVNSTTLLEIGPSGATADHSADPVTLQDVYFRIGGAGPGKATTSLVVNSNNAIIDHTWVWRADHGGGVGWDTNRADYGVRVNGNDVLATGLFVEHFNKYDVEWHGERGRTIFFQNEKAYDAPNQAAIQNGTTKGYAAYKVDDSVTTHEAWGMGSYCNYTADPSIRQDHGFEAPVKPGVKFHDLLVVSLGGNGQYEHVINDTGQATSGTATVPSTVVSYP, encoded by the coding sequence GTGTCCGAAAACGGTACGGTCGCGGTGAGTTCACCACGCCGACGTCAACCAGCCCGTCCACGCCGTGCTCTTGTCGGGGCTGTGGTGGGCGCGCTGGTCAGTGCCCTGTTCGTGCTGTTGCCAGCTACCACCGCCTCGGCTGCTCCCGTCCTCCTGTCCCAGGGCAAGCCGGTAACGGCGTCCAGTCAGGAGCATTACGGGACGCCTGCGTCCGATGCCGTCGACGGGAACCTCACCACCCGCTGGTCGAGCGCCGCCTCGGACCCGCAGTGGATCCGGATCGACCTCGGCGCTCCGACCGCCGTCAGTCAGGTCGTGCTGCGCTGGGAGGCCGCCTACGCCAAGGCCTATCGCATCGAACTGTCGACCAACGGCACCGACTGGAGCACCGCCTACTCCACGACGACCGGCGCAGGCGGCACCGAGACGCTCAACGTCTCTGGCACCGCACGCTATGTCCGCATGTACGGCGTGAGCCGTGCGACGCAGTACGGCTACTCATTGTGGGAGTTCCAGGTATACGGCAGCGACGGTGACGGCGGTCCAACGCTGCCGGGCGGCGGCGACCTCGGCCCCAACGTGGACATCATTGACCCCTCCACCCCTGACATCCAGGGCAAGTTGGACGCGGTCTTCAAGCAGCAGGAGTCGGCTCAGTTCGGCAGCGGCCGGCACGCCTTCTTGTTCAAGCCCGGCACGTACAACACCATCAACGCGCAGATCGGCTTCTACACGCAGATCGCCGGTCTGGGGCTGCGTCCCGACGACACCACCTTCAACGGGGATGTGACCGTCGATGCGGGCTGGGCGGGCGGCAACGCCACCCAGAACTTCTGGCGTGCTGCCGAGAACCTGGCGCTCAACCCGGTCAGCGGCACCGACCGTTGGGCGGTGGCGCAGGCATCCTCGTTCCGCCGGATGCACGTCAAGGGCGGCCTCAACCTCGCGCCGGCGGGCTACGGTTGGGCCAGCGGTGGTTACACCGCCGACAGCAAGGTGGACGGGACCGTCGGACCGTACTCACAACAGCAGTGGTACACCCGCGACAGCAGCATCGGCGGCTGGACCAACGGCGTGTGGAACATGACGTTCTCCGGCGTCGAGGGAGCCCCTGCGAACAGCTTTCCCGAACCCCGCTACACGACGCTCGACACGACCCCCGTCTCCCGGGAGAAGCCGTTCCTGTACCTGGACGGCGGCGAGATGAAGGTGTTCGCCCCGGCCAAGCGCACGAACGCGCGCGGCACCACGTGGGCGAACGGGACGACACCGGGCGACTCGATCCCGCTGAGCAAGTTCTACGTGGTCAAGCCCGGAGCGACCGCGGCGACCATCAACGCGGCCCTGGCCCAGGGACTGAACCTGCTCTTCACCCCCGGCATCTATCACGTGGACCAGCCCATCCAGGTGAACCGGCCGGACACCATCGTGCTCGGACTCGGTCTGGCCACGATCGTGCCGGACAACGGTGTGACCGCCATGAAGGTCGCCGACGTCGACGGGGTCCGGCTGGCCGGCTTCCTCATCGACGCCGGACCGGTCAACTCCACCACCCTGCTGGAGATCGGTCCCTCGGGCGCCACCGCCGACCACTCCGCCGATCCGGTCACCTTGCAGGACGTGTACTTCCGCATCGGCGGGGCCGGGCCGGGCAAGGCCACCACCAGCCTGGTCGTGAACAGCAACAACGCGATCATCGACCACACCTGGGTGTGGCGTGCGGACCATGGTGGCGGCGTGGGCTGGGACACCAACCGAGCCGACTACGGCGTCCGCGTCAACGGCAACGACGTCCTCGCCACCGGTTTGTTCGTCGAGCACTTCAACAAGTACGACGTCGAATGGCACGGCGAGCGTGGCCGGACGATCTTCTTCCAGAACGAAAAGGCGTACGACGCCCCGAACCAGGCTGCGATCCAGAACGGCACCACCAAGGGGTACGCCGCGTACAAGGTCGACGACTCGGTCACCACCCACGAGGCCTGGGGCATGGGCAGCTACTGCAACTACACCGCGGACCCGTCCATCCGCCAGGACCACGGGTTCGAGGCGCCGGTGAAGCCCGGAGTGAAGTTCCACGACCTCCTGGTGGTGTCCCTCGGCGGCAACGGCCAGTACGAGCACGTCATCAACGACACCGGTCAGGCGACCTCGGGCACCGCGACGGTCCCTTCGACCGTCGTCTCCTATCCCTGA
- a CDS encoding discoidin domain-containing protein, with protein MSRPSSTAISPPRRAGVSLLALGALLASSLTVAFAPGAHAADTLLSQGKTATASSQEGDGYAAALAVDGNLTGTRWASQWTDQQWFQVDLGQQSTLTHAVLTWESAYGKNYEIQTSDNGTDWRTLKTVTDGDGGTDDLALSGTGRYVRMQGLARSSGYGYSLWEFQVYGTPGGGTTPPPSTGGAVKVEGSQGDWRLTVGGQPYTVKGVTWGPAASDGPKYLPDVRAMGANTIRTWGTDASSKPLLDSAAANGIRVINGFWLQPGGGPGAGGCVDYVTDTTYKANALTEFAKWVDTYKSHPATLMWNVGNESVLGLQNCYSGTQLEAERNAYTSFVNDVAKKIHTIDPDHPVTSTDAWTGAWPYYKRNAPDLDLYAMNSYSNVCKVRQDWIDGGYTKPYIITETGPAGEWEVPNDVNGIPEEPTDVQKADGYTKAWNCVTGHQGVALGATLFHYGTEHDFGGIWFNLVPNGLKRLSYYAVKQAYTGSTSGDNTPPVISNMTVSPASSAPAGGEFTVHADVRDPQGDALTYKVFLSGNYANGDKGLVEAKWRSTGNGNFAVTAPQKLGVWKVYIQAEDGHGNAGIETKSVKVVAPPVSGTNLALNQPATASSSQQSYGDCPCTPQMAVDGNSGTRWASDWSDPQWFQVDLGSSKALHKLQLVWDPAYAKSYDVQVSDDGNNWRSVYSTTAGDGDVDTVDVSATARYVRLQLTARGTTWGYSLHELGIYS; from the coding sequence GTGTCCAGACCATCGTCCACCGCCATCTCCCCGCCACGCAGAGCCGGCGTCTCCCTCCTCGCTCTCGGCGCTCTGCTCGCGTCCTCGCTCACCGTCGCGTTCGCGCCGGGCGCTCACGCGGCCGACACTCTCCTGTCCCAGGGCAAGACCGCCACCGCCTCATCACAGGAGGGGGACGGCTACGCCGCCGCCCTGGCCGTGGACGGCAACCTGACCGGGACCCGGTGGGCCAGCCAATGGACCGACCAGCAGTGGTTCCAGGTCGACCTCGGACAGCAGTCCACCCTTACCCACGCCGTTCTGACCTGGGAGAGCGCCTACGGCAAGAACTACGAGATACAGACCTCGGACAACGGCACTGACTGGCGCACCCTGAAGACGGTGACCGACGGCGACGGCGGCACCGACGACCTCGCCCTCTCCGGGACCGGCCGCTACGTACGGATGCAGGGCCTGGCCCGCTCCAGCGGCTACGGATACTCGCTCTGGGAGTTCCAGGTCTACGGCACCCCCGGCGGCGGCACCACTCCGCCCCCGAGTACGGGTGGCGCTGTCAAGGTCGAGGGCAGCCAGGGTGACTGGCGCCTGACCGTGGGTGGACAGCCCTACACCGTCAAGGGAGTCACTTGGGGCCCGGCCGCCTCCGACGGCCCGAAATACCTGCCGGACGTGCGGGCCATGGGAGCCAACACCATCCGCACTTGGGGCACGGATGCCTCCAGCAAGCCACTCCTGGACTCCGCGGCAGCCAACGGCATCCGTGTGATCAACGGCTTCTGGCTCCAGCCGGGCGGCGGCCCGGGTGCCGGTGGCTGCGTCGACTACGTCACGGACACCACGTACAAGGCCAACGCGCTCACCGAGTTCGCCAAGTGGGTGGACACGTACAAGAGTCACCCGGCGACGCTGATGTGGAACGTCGGCAACGAGTCGGTCCTGGGGCTCCAGAACTGTTACAGCGGCACCCAGCTCGAGGCCGAACGCAACGCCTACACCAGTTTCGTCAACGACGTCGCCAAGAAGATCCACACCATCGACCCCGACCACCCGGTGACCTCCACCGATGCCTGGACCGGCGCGTGGCCCTACTACAAGCGCAACGCACCCGATCTCGACCTGTACGCGATGAACTCGTACAGCAACGTGTGCAAGGTCCGCCAGGACTGGATCGACGGCGGCTACACCAAGCCGTACATCATCACCGAGACCGGTCCGGCGGGGGAGTGGGAGGTCCCGAACGACGTCAACGGCATCCCCGAGGAGCCGACCGACGTGCAGAAGGCCGACGGATACACCAAGGCCTGGAACTGCGTCACCGGTCACCAAGGTGTCGCTCTGGGCGCCACCCTCTTCCACTACGGCACCGAACACGACTTCGGCGGCATCTGGTTCAACCTCGTGCCAAATGGTCTGAAGCGGCTGTCGTACTACGCGGTGAAGCAGGCCTACACCGGCTCCACGTCCGGCGACAACACGCCCCCCGTCATCAGCAACATGACCGTCAGCCCCGCGTCGTCCGCCCCGGCCGGTGGTGAGTTCACGGTGCACGCCGACGTGCGCGACCCACAGGGCGACGCCCTCACCTACAAGGTCTTCCTGAGCGGCAATTACGCCAACGGGGACAAGGGCCTCGTCGAGGCGAAGTGGCGCTCGACGGGCAACGGCAACTTCGCCGTGACCGCGCCGCAGAAGCTCGGCGTGTGGAAGGTCTACATCCAGGCCGAGGACGGGCATGGCAACGCCGGGATCGAGACCAAGTCCGTGAAGGTGGTTGCCCCGCCGGTGAGCGGCACGAATCTGGCACTGAACCAGCCGGCGACCGCATCCTCCTCTCAGCAGTCCTACGGCGACTGCCCCTGCACCCCGCAGATGGCCGTTGACGGCAACAGCGGCACTCGCTGGGCCAGTGACTGGAGCGACCCGCAGTGGTTCCAGGTCGACCTCGGTTCTTCCAAGGCCCTGCACAAGCTCCAACTCGTCTGGGACCCGGCCTACGCCAAGTCCTACGACGTGCAGGTCTCCGACGACGGCAACAACTGGCGCTCGGTGTACTCCACGACCGCCGGGGACGGCGACGTCGACACCGTCGACGTCTCGGCCACCGCACGCTATGTGCGCCTTCAACTGACAGCGCGCGGCACGACCTGGGGCTACTCCCTCCATGAACTGGGGATCTACAGCTGA